DNA sequence from the Campylobacter concisus genome:
ATGGTTAGCACTAGTTTTCTTGGCAAGATGTTTTTAATAGTTTGTTTGTGTGTAACTGAGGCAACAACAAAGTGTATATTATCATCAATGTTTGGATGCTTTTTTTCAAAAAAACTAGAAGTTGGTTCTATTCTTTCAATCGACATTACATAATCAGGCTTGATATCATGCCTTGCAAGGATTGGATAAGAGGCATCAACGCTTATAATGCTAACATATGGAGCAAATTTTTTAAGTGTATTAAGCTGTTTATCTAGGCTTGGACCAGTTGATACAATTATAGCTGTATCCATAAGACCATATCTTTTTTTAACAAGACTTGTGTAGCAATAATTGCTAATCATGGGTACTAAATTTTCACAATTTTGTCTTGTGCCTAATAAAAGATCGTCTATGCTATTGCCGTGAGCAACTACTATTTGAGAAAATGCTCTTGTAATCTCTTTATTTATTCTTATGTAGTCCTCTTCAAATTGATCATAAAAAGGCATATGAATCATAAGATTATCATAGGTTTTTGCATATGAGTTTAGTTTTGCTTCTGTAACCAGATAATAAAAATGTGTATAGGTTGCAAATTTTGAATAAAAAAGTATTATCTGCCCACTTTCTAGTTCGCTTGATAGATCAATAACGTTTAAAACAAGATATATGATCTCGATCTCTGGCTCTATGACCACGATTTTTTGGTGTGTTTCATTTTTTGCTAATGCTTTATAGAGTACGCCATTGCCTAGTCCATAAAAAAATAGTATCGGATAACGTTTATAGTCACTTTCTATATCTTCAAGTAGCTTTAAAATGTCTGCTCCAGGATTTTCATAGATATATTTAAAAGTATGCTTGTTTATTAAATTTATATCAATTGGATCTTTTCCTATAAAAATTTCATAGTCTTCATTACCAGCAATAGACCAAAGCCTTGCTGCTAGAATTTCATCTTGTTGAAATAGTGCTTGAAGATTTTTTTGAAAGATAGGATTTTGGATATTTGATACATTATCTTTAGATGGTTTTGCCTTTTTATTAGATGCCTTATCGTTTTTATTGTTCATATCAAATCCTCCTTTGTTAATCTCTCGCTAAATTTTATATCTCTTTTTGCTTTTTTGCCGATCAGCTCTTTTAGAAATTTAGGGTGTAAGCCATATCCTGGGCGCACGCTCCTTATATTTTGCTCGCTAAAAATTTCACCCTTTTTTATATCTGCACTTGCATAAAGCGAGCGTGAAAATCTCCTGTTTAAAACCGCTTTTTCATCTAGCTCGTAGTTTACCACGCCCAAAAGCTCCTCAGCCTCTCTAACGCATTTTGTCATAAGAGTAAATTCGCTCTCATCAAGGCTAAATGCGCTATCAACGCTTTTTACGCTTTTATCAAGTATAAAATGCTTTTCAATTATCCTAGCACCCAAACTAACCGCAACAACCGGAGCTGTCACACCTAATGTGTGATCTGAAAAGCCGACCTCTACGCCAAATTTCTCTCTCATATCAGCTATCGTTTGTAAATTCATGCCATTTAGCGGTGCTGGGTAGCTTGAAGTACACTTTAAAAGAGCAATATCGCTATTGCCTGCATTTTTACAAATTTGCACCACATCTCTTATCTCTTCTTCATAGGCTATGCCAGTTGAGATGATAATGGGCTTGCCTTTTTTAGCTATAAACTCTACAAAATCATAGTCCGTTACCTCAAAACTTGCGATCTTGTAAGCTGGCGGGTTAAACTGCTCTAAGAAGTTGGCGTCGTCCTTGCAAAATGGGCTTGAAAAGCAGATAAGCCCTTCTTCTTCTGCTACTTTAAAAAGCTCAGCGTGCCACTCTCTTGGCGTTAGCGCCTCTTGATAAAGCTCGTATAAATTTCTCTTGTCCCAAAGTCCGCCTTTTATGACAAAGTCGTCCAGGTGCGAATTTAGAGTCAAACTATCAGGCGTATATGTCTGAAGCTTTATCGCGTCAGCTCCAGCGCGCTTAGCTGCCTTTATCGTATCTACCGCCGTTTTTAGGCTGCCGCTGTGATTAGCGGAGAGCTCTGCTATTATAAAGACCTTTTTGTCTGTATCAAAATTTCCTATTTTCATCCGTTAGTCCGTTTTATTTTTAAGCTCAAGATAGCTAAACTCGTCATCTTTTGCATAAATCTTAAAGCCAAAATTTTTATAAAGTGCGAGTGCTTTTTCGTTGTTATTATAAGCTTTTGCCTTTAGCAAGTTAACCTTTAGCGTAAAAAAAGCGTAGTCTTTTATGAGATCAAGCAGCTTTTTGCCCACACCTTTTAGCTCTGGGTTTTTATAAACACCAAATTCGCAACTTTCTTTCGTTATATCAACAAAGCTTATCACTCCGATAAATTTGCTCTCATCTTTTACTAGAAAATAGATCTTATCTTGAATGCTCTTTAATCTCTCTAAAAAAGCAAAATGCTCCTCTTTACCAACGCTTTTGTTTTTCATAAATTTGGCTATACGCTCATCGTTTCGCCACTTTAAGACTATCAGCTTTTGCTCGCCACTAAGCGAGGTAAAATTTATAAGCTCAAGCAAATTTCATCTCCCCAGTAGGCTTCATGGCCATTTTCTTTAAGCCAAGCAAAGATCTCTTTTTGATTATCAGCTACGCAAACGGCTTTAAATTTAGCTCCCAAAACGTAAGCTTCATTTACAAGCGAGCTTGCTGTTATGATGAGCATTTTGGCTTCGTTCATGAGCTTTGCTACGTTTTTACTATCCACAAAAAGGCTAAAATTTTCGTTTTTACTAGATATCTCTTTTAGAACGCTTAAGTTTTTATTTCCGCTAGTTGTTATGACGGCTGTTTTTAGCTTTTTAAGAAGCAGTTTTTCTGAAATTTTAGCGCTTAGCCCTGAAATATCAGTGCCTCCAAGAATGATAGCGTAGTCGTAAATTTTCTCCCTTTTTGCCTGCGCTTCTTCATAAAACTCATCTCTAACTAGCAAAAACTTACCCCCACAAAATACCCCGCAGCCTTTTTCTACCAGCCCTTCATATCTTGCTTTTTGCGCATATAAATTTACGTTTAAAATGTAGTCTGAGCAATGTTTTTCATAAGTGTCGTCAAATGATAAAATTTTAACGCCAGTTTTTTCTTTTATAGCTCTTTCGTTTTCAAAGCTAAAGCCGTAGTGGTCGATGATAAGAAGCTCAAATTTATTATCTTTTATAAGCTCGCAAAGCTCATCTATCTCGCCACTTCTTAGGGTAAATTTGGGGTAGTTTATCTCATCAAAAATGTCACCATCTAGCCTCAAAGACGCAAATGAGATGTTACTAAATTTTTTAGCAAGCAAAAGGTCTCGCCTGATGTGCCCATGCCCTATCTTGCTGCTACTATCAGCGCGCACGAGCGTTTTTAGCAAGGGGAGTCCTTTAAATTCTTTCAATCAGATCTTTCCATTATTTATCAAATAAAGCTTTTTAGCAAACTCAAAATCCTCTAGCGTGTCGATGTCACAGACTAAATTTCTTGGCAGCAAATATGCTTTTGAATGTGGCGCAAACAAAGCACTGCACTCCAGCCAAGCCTCTTTTTTGCCAAAATAAAATGCCCCAGCGTCATGAAACGCAGGCTCAAGATCTTGTGAGCGTGTCTTTTCAAACTGCGGATAAAACATGCTAACTCTAGCATTTTCATCAAGTTTTATAGCCCTTTGTATAGGGAAATCAAACGCAGTCGCTGAAAATAAAAATTTACACTCCTGCTTTTTAAACTCTCCTGCGGCCTCTTTTAAAATTTCAGCCGTTATGAGTGGTGCTGTCGCGTAAAGGCAGCAGACGTCAAAGTCAGAATTTACGCGCCTTATCGCGTCTTTTACCACGTCAGTGCTTGTCGCGTAGTCATCGCTTAGGCTCGCATCTCTAAAAAATGGCACGCTAGCTCCAAATTCTCTAGCCACATTTGCGATCATTTCATCATCGGTGCTTACGATCACTTCGCTAAAAACTTTAGAATTTAACGCAGCCTCGATGCTATATGCGATTAATGGCTTGCCTAAAAAGTCTTTTATATTTTTGCCAGGTATTCTCTTACTGCCGCCTCTTGCTGGTATGATGCAGATCATTTTTTACTCGCTAAAGCTTTTTAGCACATCAAAAAGCGTGCTTGCAACAAATTTAGCATCATCCACGCTCATACCATGGTGGCATGGGATACTAAGCTCGGCGCTATAAAATTTCTCCGCATTTGGCAGCGAAATTTCGCCAAGTAGCGCTTTATAAAAGCTAAATTTATATGTTGGCTTATAATGCACCTGTACGCCAACGCCTTTTTGCAAAAGTGCTTCAAAAATTTGCTCTTTTTTATCCCAAAATTTCTCATCCAAAAGCACTGGATATAGGTGCCTTGAGCTAGTTGTATTTGCTGGGATTTTTATAGTTTTAAGATATTCACACCCGCTAAATTTCTCATCATAAAATTTAGCTATCTCGTTTCTTTTGGCAATAAAGCCATCTAGCCTTTTTAGCTGGCTAAGCCCCAAAGCGCAGGCCACGTCTGTGATCCTGTAGTTATATCCAAGCAGGCTCATGTCGCTATCCCAAAGCTTTGTTTTAGCGATGCCGTGGCTTCTATATAGCCTTGCTAGCCTTGCTAGCTCATCGTCGTTTGTAGCAAGCGCGCCACCCTCAAGTGTGGTGATAGGCTTTACAGGGTGAAAGCTAAATATACTAATATCAGCCTTAATGCCCACTTTTACGCCGTTTTGCACGCTACCAAGGGCATGAGAGGCGTCATCTATCACTTTTATGCCGTGTTTTTTAGCTAAATTTATGATCTTATCTAGCTCCACGGGGTTACCGCCGTAATCAACCGCAGTTATCACCTTTGTTTTTGGCGTGATAAGAGCTGGAATTTTCTCTTCATCGATGTTGCCATTTGCTTTTATATCGCAAAATTTGACCTGCGCTCCGGCCATCAAAGCTGCATTTGCAGTGGCTGCAAAGGTGATAGGCGTCGTGATCACTTCATCGCCAGCCTTTACGCCAAGGCTAAGATAGGCTACGTGAAGGGCTGAAGTGGCTGAGTTCATAGCGATCACGTGCTTTACGCCAACATAGTTTGCTAGCTCCTCTTCAAATTTACTGACCTTTTGGCCACCTGTTAAGATGTCGTCTCTTAGCGCATCTGCTACTACTTTGATATCTTCTTCTGTGATCTGCTGGCGGCTGTAAGGGATCATTTAGCATCTCCTATCATCTCAAGAAGGCCTACTCTATCGAGCCAAATTTTATTTGTATTTGAGCTATATTCAAAGTCCTCGCTCACTGGTTTGCCCTTTTGATGAAGAGCATTTGTCGAGAAGTCTTGCGCTGTTAAAAACTGAATAGACGGACTAATAACGTAGTAATCATCAAATTCGTATGTAAGATGTGCGTCGTCTCTTGAGATCATCATCTCATGCATCTTTTCTCCTGGGCGAATGCCTATGATCTTGACGCCAAGGTCTGGTGCAAGGGCTTTTGCAAGATCCATCATCGTCATTGATGGTATCTTTGGTATGAAAATTTCGCCGCCTTTCATCCTCTCAAAGTTTTTAAGGACGAAATTTACCCCTTGCTCAAGTGTGATCCAAAACCTAGTCATCTTCTCATGCGTGATAGGAAGCTCTTTTTCGCCTTGCGCGATCATCTTTTTAAATAGCGGTACGACTGAGCCACGAGAGCCAACGACGTTTCCATATCTTACGACGCTAAATCTTGTCTTTTTATCTCCAACAATGTTATTTGCAGCAACAAAGAGTTTATCGCTGGCCAGTTTTGTGGCCCCGTATAAATTTACAGGATTGCAAGCTTTGTCGGTTGAGAGAGCGATGACCTTACTAACGCCACACTCCAAAGAGGCGTCGATGACGTTTTGAGCGCCATCTATGTTTGTTTTTATGCACTCCATTGGGTTATATTCTGCTATTGGTACATGTTTCATCGCAGCTGCGTGGATGACGTAGTCTATGCCGTTCATCGCGGTTCTTAAGCGCTTATAGTCCCTCACATCGCCGATGAAAAAACGCATCGCTTTATCTTTAAAGACTTGAGCCATTTCGTATTGCTTTAACTCGTCGCGTGAGTAGATAACTAGCCTTCTTGGCTTGTATTTTTTTAACAAAATTTCGGTGTATTTTTTACCAAAACTTCCTGTTCCGCCGGTGATTAGTATTGATTTATCATTAAACATTATTGCGCCCTTTACTAACTATTTTTGGGGTATAAATAGCTAAATCTAAATTGTATTTTATAAAAATTTAAGCAAAAGCTATACCAAAGTTTTAAAATTTATTAAAAATTTTTTTATCTTTCTAGATTCTATTTCGTCAAATTTTAATTAATGTTTAGAGGAAATCATAAAAGTAGTGTTTAAAATTTAGCCTTTGCAAGGTCGCAAAGGCATAAAATTACTTCAAAATTCTTGGCAGTGTGATGCCTTCTTGGGCTTGGTATTTGCCATTTTTATCAGCATAAGTTACCTCGCAAGGCTCGTCACCCTCGATAAATAGCACCTGTGCGATGCCTTCGTTCGCATAAATTTTTGCAGGAAGTGGCGTCGTGTTTGAAATTTCTATCGTGATGTGCCCCTTAAATCCGGGCTCAAAAGGTGTCACATTTACGATGATGCCACACCTTGCGTATGTACTCTTGCCAAGGCAGATCGCTAGAACATTATCAGGCATGTTAAAGTACTCGATCGTGCGCGCTAGAGCAAAAGAATTTGGCGGTACGATGCAGACGTCGCCTTTAAAATCTACTACGTTTTTTTCGTCGAAATTTTTTGGATCGACCACAGTTCCGCCGATGTTTGTAAAAATTTTAAACTCATCACCAACGCGGATATCGTAGCCGTAGCTAGAAACGCCGTAACTAACGACGCCACGACCCACTTGCTCCTCGGCAAACGGCACTATCATATTTTTCTCAACCGACATTTTTCTTATCCAAGAATCTGACTTTAAACCCATTTTTGCTCCTTTTTTGGGCGATTATAACGCTTTGCGTCTTTAAAGTAAATTTAATAAAGCGAATAAATTAGATGAAAATTAGTATAATTTTAACAGCAAAAATTAATAAAGGACAAAAATGCAAGAGAAAAATGCAGAAATTTTTACTGGCGAGCGTGCGATGTTTGGGGCAAAAAGTGTAAATTTTACAAACTGTATCTTTGAAGATGGCGAGTCGCCGCTAAAGCATAGCTCAAATTTAAAGCTAAATGAGTGCGTTTTTGCCTACAAATATCCACTTTGGTACGCAAGCGATGTCACGCTAAATGGCGGATACTTGGAGTCTCTAGCAAGAGCTGGCATGTGGTACAGTGCAAATTTAAGCTTCAAAGACGCGCTCATCAACGCTCCAAAAAGCTTTAGAAAAAGCTCGCAAATTTCGCTAGAAAATATAAATTTTTCAGATGCTAGTGAAACACTTTGGGGATGCACGGATGTGAAGATAAAAAATGTCTTTGCCAGGGGCGATTACTTTGGGGCAAATAGCGAAAATTTAGAGATCGATGGGCTAAATTTAGATGGAAACTACTGCTTTGATGGTTGTAAAAATGTTCATATCACAAACTCAAAACTTATCTCAAAAGATGCTTTTTGGAACTGCGAAAATGTGACCGCACAAAACTGCCTCATCTCAGGCGAATATCTGGCTTGGAGCTCAAAAAATGTGACGCTTATAAACTGCACGATAAAGAGCTTGCAAGCACTTTGTTACGTGGAAAATTTGGTCGTAAAAGATTGCATTTTTATGGATACGAGTCTTGCGTTTGAATATTCAAGTGTCGATGTAAGCACAAGTGGAGCGATAAAAAGTATAAAAAATCCAAAAAGTGGCGTGATAAGGGCAGCAAAGATAGATGAGATCATCATCGATGAAAATTTAGTGGATACTAAAGGCATTAAGATAATTATTACTGAAAAATAACTTAGTAAAAAAGAGTAACTTTGAGTTCTCGTTTTTGCTTCATAAAAAAATTTTTTATCTAATTTTCGCTACAATTAGACGCTTATATAAAAATTTAGGAGAATTTTCTATGAAAAAAGAAGATATAAAAGAGCTTATCGAATTTTTTAATGGTATGGAGATGAATCATATCAAGATAAAAAGTGGTGATTTTGAGGTCGAGGTAGAGAAATTTGCTGATTATTGCGCGCCTGCAAAGCCAGCGGTACAAGCAGCAGCTCCAGCGCCAACACCTGTAAATGTTGTCGTTAGCTCAGAGGTAAAACCAGCTGCAAATTCGCCAAAAGATAGCATAAAATCTCCTATGGTAGGTACTTTCTACGCTGCTCCAAGCCCAGGCGCTGCACCATTTGTAAAAGTAGGTCAAAGAGTGAGAAAAGGCGATGTAGTGGGCATCATCGAGGCTATGAAGATCATGAACGAGATCGAGGCTGAATTTGACTGCCAGATCACTGAGATGCTAGTCTCTGACGGACAGCCAGTTGAGTTTGGATTGCCGTTATTTGGCGTGGAGAAAAATTAATGGAATTAAAAAGAATTTTAATCGCAAACCGCGGTGAGATCGCTCTTCGTGCTTTGCGAACGATAAAGGAGATGGGTAAAGAAGCCGTTGTGGTTTATTCAACCGCTGACAAAGACGCGCTTTACGTAAAATACGCTGACGTGGCCATTTGCATCGGTAAAGAGCGTTCAAGTGATAGCTACCTAAATATCCCAGCTATCATAAGTGCAGCTGAGATCAGCGAAGCAGACGCTATTTTTCCTGGTTATGGCTTTTTAAGTGAAAATCAAAATTTTGTTGAAATTTGCTCACATCACAAGATCAAATTTATAGGACCAAGCGTTGCTGCGATGGCTTTGATGAGCGACAAGAGCAAGGCAAAACAGGTCATGCAAAGAGCTGGCGTGCCAGTCATCCCTGGCTCAGACGGCGCTGTGGCTGATACAAAAGCTGCAAAAGAGCTAGCCAAAAAGATAGGCTACCCTGTCATCTTAAAAGCTGCGGCAGGTGGTGGCGGACGCGGTATGCGCGTTGTTGAAAAAGAGGCTGATTTAGAAAAAGCATTTTGGTCTGCTGAGAGCGAGGCGATGAGTGCATTTGGCGATGGCACAATGTATATGGAAAAATATATCCTAAACCCACGCCACATCGAAGTTCAAGTAATTGGCGATAGCCATGGCAATGTGCTTCACATCGGCGAACGTGACTGCTCCATGCAGCGTCGCCACCAAAAGCTGATCGAAGAGAGCCCAGCTATTTTACTTGATGAAAAAACAAGAGAGAGACTTCACGAAACAGCCATAAAAGCGGCAAAAGCGATCGGCTACGAGGGAGCTGGTACGTTTGAGTTTTTGGTCGATAAAAATTTAGACTTTTATTTCATCGAGATGAATACAAGACTTCAAGTTGAGCATACAGTGAGCGAAATGGTAAGCGGACTTGATATCATCGAGCTTATGATAAAAGTGGCTGAAGGCGAGGCACTACCATCACAAGAGAGCATCGAGCTAAAAGGTCATGCGATCGAATGCAGGATAACAGCTGAAGATCCAAATACATTTACGCCGTGTCCTGGCAAGATCACAAAATATGTCTGCCCAGGTGGCCGCAATGTAAGAATGGATAGCCATATCTATCAAGACTACTCTATACCGCCGTATTACGATAGTATGATCGGCAAACTCGTGGTTTGGGATACTGATAGAAATAGGGCGATCCATAAGATGAAAGTAGCTCTTGATCAACTCATAATAAATGGCATCAAAACAACAAAAGATTTTCACATCGCTATGATGGAAAACAAAGACTTTTTAAGCAATAACTACGATACAAATTATCTTTCAAGACACTAAAATTTTTAAGTCAGGATTTGCAAAAAGCAGATCTTGGCTTAAATATTAAAATTTTTTAAGTTTATCTTAGGGGAAGTATGGTAAACAAAATCAAAGATCAAAATACAAAATTTTTCTCAAATGCCGACCTTGCAAAGCTATTTTTCCCTATTGCAGTTGAGCAGTTTTTAGAGTATAGCTTGGGGCTTGCAAACTCGCTAATGGCAGCAAGTGTTAGTGAAAGCGCTGTAAGTGCGATTAGTCTTGTGGAATTTGTCATGGCGCTATTTATTAGCATTTTTACAGCTATCGCTACTGGTGGCTCGGTGGTTGCTAGCCAGTATCTAGGTAATAAACAAAGTGGCAACGCCAAAATCACAGCAAATCAGCTCGTTTGGTTTAGTTTTATCTTTGCCCTTTTTATCGCAGCGGTCATCATAGTTTTAAAAGATATTATCCTAGATTATGTCTTTGGCGATATTGGTGAGCAAGTAAGGCATGATGCTAGTCACTATCTTGTTTTCTCTGCCATTTCTGCACCATTTTTGGCTGTCTATGCAGCAGCTGCGGCGATCTTTCGCACGATGTCAAACGCAAAGCTACCTATGTATATTATGGCGGCTGCAAATTTATTAAACGTACTTTTAACAGCCATTAGTATTTATACATTTCATACTGGTATTTTAGGTATCGCCATTAGCACGCTTATAGCCAAGATGCTTGCTTGCTTTGTTATAGTCTATTTGCTTCTTGATATAAGGCTAAAGCTTCACATAAGAAAGAGCTTTGTCTATAAATTTGACTACGAGATCATCAAGAAAATTTTAAATATCGGAGTGCCTTATGGTTTTGAAAATTCGATGTTTTACGTAGGGCGCATTATTGTTTTAAGTTTAGTTTCTCTCTTTGGCACAGCAAGTATCGCTGCAAATGCCGTGGGTGGGACGATCGTGATGTTTCAAGTGCTCCCTGGTATGGCGATAGGAACAGGGCTTAGTGTGGTTATCTCAAGGTGCGTTGGCGCAAACGACTTTACTCAGGCTAAATTTTACGTAAGAAAGTCGATGATAAGTATCTATATTGTCCAGCTTTTTAGCACAGCAGTAATTTTGCTTTTGCTTGAGCCATTGCTTCTTGTTTATAATCTCTCAAGCGAAGCCATAAATTTAACAAGGCAGATCGTCTGGTATCACGGTATCGCTATGTGTCTTATTTGGCCACTTGCCTATACATATCCGACCGTTTTTCGAGCAGCTGGGGATGCCAAATATCCAATGATTGTAAATTTAGTTTGCATGTTTGCTTGTAGAGTCATATTGGCCTATATCTTTGCACTTACGTTTGATCTTGGCATGATAGGTACTTGGTTTGCAATGTTTGCTGACTGGGCTGTAAAGGCGGTACTTTTTACGATTAGATACCTAAAAGGCACATGGATGAAATTTAAAGCTATTTAAAAAGAAATTTAGTAATATACAAGCGATTTTGTCGCAAAGGATAAAAAATGAAAAATGTATTTAAATTTGGTGTAGTTTTGCTTACGGCAGCTCTTTTTGCTGGATGTGCGAGTGAGAGCTCAAGGGTTGTTGAGACTCCAAAAGTAGCAAGCTACGGCACAGTTTACAATGGTCAAAAAATTTCAGTTTCGATAGGTCGATTTAATAATCAATCAGCTTACCAAAATGGTGTATTTGCTGATGGCGAGGATAGGCTTGGCAACCAAGCTCAAAGCATTTTGATCACAAATTTACAGCAAAGTGGCAGATTTTTGGTGCTTGATAGATCAAATATGAAAGTGATCAAACAAGAGAGCGAGCTAAGTAAAACTGCTCAAAATTTAAAAGGTGCAAGATACGTGATAACCGGTGATGTAACCGAGTTTGGACGAAAAACTACAGGTGATCATCAGCTATTTGGCATACTTGGCAAAGGCAAGCAACAAACTGCCTATTCAAAGGTAAATTTAAATATCGTTGATACCAAAACAGCTGAGGTTGTCTATTCGGTTAGCGGTGCTGGCGAATACACCCTTTCAAACAGAGAGATCATAGGCTTTGGCGGCACAGCAGGATACGACTCTACGCTAAATGGCAAGGTTTTAAGTCTAGCTATTATTGAAGCGGTAAATAATCTAGTAAATGGCATAGAAAGTGGAGCATGGCAAGTAAAATAAAGCTTGCCAGCCTTGCGCTTTTTGCGCTATTTTTAGCGGGCTGCGGCCACTCAAGTGGTCCAAGATCACTTTATTATTGGGACGGATCATATAGTAGCTCGCTATATAGCTACCTAAACGAAGAGGGCGATACAAACGAGCAAATTTCACGCTTAGAAAATTTGGTGCAGATATCAACACAAAAGGGCTACAAGATCGCTCCTGGCGTATATGCACACCTTGGACTTTTGTATCTAAATAATGGAAATTTAGGTGCTGCAAATGCAAATTTTGACAAAGAAGTAGAGAATTTCCCAGAGTCAAGGGAGTATATAAATTTCATCAAAGGCTCTAAAAATTTAACTCCGAAAAAAGTAGAGCAAAAAGAGGGGGCAAATAATGAAAAATAGCCTTAAATTTATGGCCGCTATATTTTTGGTAGTATTTTTTATTGGTTGCTCTATAAAAGAGCCTGAGCCATACGACTACTCAGAATTTTTACAAAAAAGACCTCACTCTATCTTAGTGCTTATGCCAACAAACGATAGCACAGAAATTTCAGGTCCAGCTGCTGTTTTGGCAAATGCAGTCGCACCACTAAGTGAGGCAGGATACTATGTATTTCCAGTGGCTCTTGTAAATGATACCTTTAAGCTAAATGGCATAACCGAGCCAAGCGAGATCGCAGCCGTGCCACTAAATAAGCTTGATAAAATTTTCCATGCTGATAGTGTGCTTTACATCAATATAAAAGATTATGGCACGAGCTATGCGGTCATCTCAAGCTCAACAAAGGTTGTCCTTGAAGCAAAGCTTATTGATATAAAAAGCGGCGCTACTCTTTGGCAAGGCAGTGCTATGGCAGCAGAAGATAGCAGTAGTGGC
Encoded proteins:
- the pseI gene encoding pseudaminic acid synthase, with product MKIGNFDTDKKVFIIAELSANHSGSLKTAVDTIKAAKRAGADAIKLQTYTPDSLTLNSHLDDFVIKGGLWDKRNLYELYQEALTPREWHAELFKVAEEEGLICFSSPFCKDDANFLEQFNPPAYKIASFEVTDYDFVEFIAKKGKPIIISTGIAYEEEIRDVVQICKNAGNSDIALLKCTSSYPAPLNGMNLQTIADMREKFGVEVGFSDHTLGVTAPVVAVSLGARIIEKHFILDKSVKSVDSAFSLDESEFTLMTKCVREAEELLGVVNYELDEKAVLNRRFSRSLYASADIKKGEIFSEQNIRSVRPGYGLHPKFLKELIGKKAKRDIKFSERLTKEDLI
- the pseB gene encoding UDP-N-acetylglucosamine 4,6-dehydratase (inverting), producing MFNDKSILITGGTGSFGKKYTEILLKKYKPRRLVIYSRDELKQYEMAQVFKDKAMRFFIGDVRDYKRLRTAMNGIDYVIHAAAMKHVPIAEYNPMECIKTNIDGAQNVIDASLECGVSKVIALSTDKACNPVNLYGATKLASDKLFVAANNIVGDKKTRFSVVRYGNVVGSRGSVVPLFKKMIAQGEKELPITHEKMTRFWITLEQGVNFVLKNFERMKGGEIFIPKIPSMTMMDLAKALAPDLGVKIIGIRPGEKMHEMMISRDDAHLTYEFDDYYVISPSIQFLTAQDFSTNALHQKGKPVSEDFEYSSNTNKIWLDRVGLLEMIGDAK
- the pseC gene encoding UDP-4-amino-4,6-dideoxy-N-acetyl-beta-L-altrosamine transaminase; the encoded protein is MIPYSRQQITEEDIKVVADALRDDILTGGQKVSKFEEELANYVGVKHVIAMNSATSALHVAYLSLGVKAGDEVITTPITFAATANAALMAGAQVKFCDIKANGNIDEEKIPALITPKTKVITAVDYGGNPVELDKIINLAKKHGIKVIDDASHALGSVQNGVKVGIKADISIFSFHPVKPITTLEGGALATNDDELARLARLYRSHGIAKTKLWDSDMSLLGYNYRITDVACALGLSQLKRLDGFIAKRNEIAKFYDEKFSGCEYLKTIKIPANTTSSRHLYPVLLDEKFWDKKEQIFEALLQKGVGVQVHYKPTYKFSFYKALLGEISLPNAEKFYSAELSIPCHHGMSVDDAKFVASTLFDVLKSFSE
- the pseH gene encoding UDP-4-amino-4,6-dideoxy-N-acetyl-beta-L-altrosamine N-acetyltransferase, giving the protein MLELINFTSLSGEQKLIVLKWRNDERIAKFMKNKSVGKEEHFAFLERLKSIQDKIYFLVKDESKFIGVISFVDITKESCEFGVYKNPELKGVGKKLLDLIKDYAFFTLKVNLLKAKAYNNNEKALALYKNFGFKIYAKDDEFSYLELKNKTD
- a CDS encoding motility associated factor glycosyltransferase family protein, whose protein sequence is MNNKNDKASNKKAKPSKDNVSNIQNPIFQKNLQALFQQDEILAARLWSIAGNEDYEIFIGKDPIDINLINKHTFKYIYENPGADILKLLEDIESDYKRYPILFFYGLGNGVLYKALAKNETHQKIVVIEPEIEIIYLVLNVIDLSSELESGQIILFYSKFATYTHFYYLVTEAKLNSYAKTYDNLMIHMPFYDQFEEDYIRINKEITRAFSQIVVAHGNSIDDLLLGTRQNCENLVPMISNYCYTSLVKKRYGLMDTAIIVSTGPSLDKQLNTLKKFAPYVSIISVDASYPILARHDIKPDYVMSIERIEPTSSFFEKKHPNIDDNIHFVVASVTHKQTIKNILPRKLVLTMRPQQEEYMFGLKRYGYLGVGHSCANMAYQLAYVLGHKNIVFIGQDLAFGKDGASHAKGHAFAQADENLYVKAYGGEGEVKTTYVWTLFKNQFENDIAQSSLENIKSYNCTEGGARIEGTIERPFLEVMYELCKDKEIKKLPNIKKDSETTVNKNLLKAYKVILAKIKAQSEVKQQIEKVFLEVVPSIDKLLELNKENKIEKKHFDELLKITKKIDKLKDVIAKRNYQKYVDNILQISVYYQELELAKISVAPSDTTIQKTNKLLMWVNMHKYWMFSAAGGLNADIEVTKKASKALVAELKKRKLITKNEIGKAKENFILSI
- the pseF gene encoding pseudaminic acid cytidylyltransferase, whose product is MICIIPARGGSKRIPGKNIKDFLGKPLIAYSIEAALNSKVFSEVIVSTDDEMIANVAREFGASVPFFRDASLSDDYATSTDVVKDAIRRVNSDFDVCCLYATAPLITAEILKEAAGEFKKQECKFLFSATAFDFPIQRAIKLDENARVSMFYPQFEKTRSQDLEPAFHDAGAFYFGKKEAWLECSALFAPHSKAYLLPRNLVCDIDTLEDFEFAKKLYLINNGKI
- the pseG gene encoding UDP-2,4-diacetamido-2,4,6-trideoxy-beta-L-altropyranose hydrolase, which produces MKEFKGLPLLKTLVRADSSSKIGHGHIRRDLLLAKKFSNISFASLRLDGDIFDEINYPKFTLRSGEIDELCELIKDNKFELLIIDHYGFSFENERAIKEKTGVKILSFDDTYEKHCSDYILNVNLYAQKARYEGLVEKGCGVFCGGKFLLVRDEFYEEAQAKREKIYDYAIILGGTDISGLSAKISEKLLLKKLKTAVITTSGNKNLSVLKEISSKNENFSLFVDSKNVAKLMNEAKMLIITASSLVNEAYVLGAKFKAVCVADNQKEIFAWLKENGHEAYWGDEICLSL
- the dcd gene encoding dCTP deaminase, which translates into the protein MGLKSDSWIRKMSVEKNMIVPFAEEQVGRGVVSYGVSSYGYDIRVGDEFKIFTNIGGTVVDPKNFDEKNVVDFKGDVCIVPPNSFALARTIEYFNMPDNVLAICLGKSTYARCGIIVNVTPFEPGFKGHITIEISNTTPLPAKIYANEGIAQVLFIEGDEPCEVTYADKNGKYQAQEGITLPRILK